The Spirosoma oryzicola region ACGGGTCGCTACACGGTTCAGGGAAATGTAAACGGGTGTGGCGCGGCAATATCCGGTGGTGTGTATCTGACCATTCTGGCAACCGAACCCGTCGCCGACGATAATACGCTGGCTGTTTACCCTAATCCGGCGTCCAGTCAGATAACGATTTCGCTATCGTCGGCCATTTCGCTTCAGCAACCCCCTACCCTCCGCCTAACCGATGTTCGTGGTTTGACGCTTCGGACAGCAACATTGAAGCGAGACGGAAAAGGTTACTCGGCAGAACTCGATGTATCAGATTTACCAGGCGGTACATTTTTTGTAGTGGTTTCGGATGACAAAACCCAGACGAACTGGGTAAAACGCATTCGTAAACAGTAGCGCGGGTATCAACTACATTTATCTACTTAAGAAGTTAATCATCAAGGCAATACACGGGCGTTTAGTTACGACTAAAGCTGTGTACTGCCTTTTTATGTGTTTATCCGTAAATACGCTTTGTCTGGCTCAGCGCTCACTAAATTCATCATCAAGCTGGCAGACCGAGCTAAATCAGCGTTACAGCACCCTTCGTCAACAAACACGTCGGTTAGCCCGTAAATACAACTGGCCGATTTACAGCGATTATTCCCGTAACCGACGACTTATCCTTCAGGAGATCGATCCAGCAGGTGAACCGATCTATTACACGTTGCACAACGCGGAAGCGGCTAGCGGCACCCGAACTCAATCTCTTTACAAAGGCGGAAGTTTACAGCTAAATTTATCAGGGAGTAGTAGCACCCTAATCGGTAAAGTGGGCTTGTGGGATGGCGGCCAGGCATTGGCATCCCATCAGGAGTTTCCCAGTACGGACGTACCAAGTACAGTTATACTCCAACAAATGGACAAGGCAACGGAGCTGAACGATCATACCACTCATCTGGCCGGAACATTGGTAGCCCGTGGGATCAATCCGCAGGCGAAGGGCATGGCGTACGGGGCTCGACTGTCCATCTGGGATTATAACGACGATCTGATAGAAATAGCCGCAGCCGCTTCGGGACTACTAGTGTCTAATCACGCGTACGGTCCTGTAGCGGGCTGGGTGTATAATCCGTCCAGACCGGGTTCAGACCCGACCCTGAAATGGGAATGGTGGGGCAACACCAGCATTAGTACGACCGAGGATTACCTGTTTGGTTTTTACACAGCCAAAGCCCGCGACTTCGACCGTATTGCGTACAATAATCCTTTCTATCTGATGGTGCGGTCGGCAGATAACAAACGGGCAGAAACTGGCCCACCGACCGGAACCCCGTATTTCCTGAAAAATACTACCGATAAAAGCACGCTGGTTCGAAGCCGAAACAACGCTTACGACGTAATACCAGCCGAAGCAACTGCCAAGAATGTACTGACCGTTGGAGCCGCCGATGTAACCCGAACGGATCAGAATCAACCTGCATCCATCAGCACGACTTCGTTTAGTGGCTGGGGCCCGACCGACGACGGACGGATCAAGCCCGATCTGTTAGGCATGGGTAGCGATATCTTCTCAACCTTGTCTACGAATTCTTCCGCGTACGGCAATTATACAGGAACGTCGATGGCATCGGCTAACGTCACCGGTTCACTGGCTTTGCTACAGGAGCTTTACGCGCAACAAAAAGCAGCAATCAATTCACAGTTTGCCAGTCAGTTCATGCGGTCGGCCACGTTGCGCGGCCTGGTCCTGCACACCGCCGACCGCGATAACCCAGCCGCCGGACCCGATTACCGCCAGGGCTGGGGTCTGCTCAACACAGAAGTCGCTGCCCGTGTGATTCTGAACACCAGCCAGACGCATCTCATCCTGGAAAAGACCCTGGAAGCAGGTGGAACATTCACGCAGCGATTGACGGCACAAGGT contains the following coding sequences:
- a CDS encoding S8/S53 family peptidase, with the translated sequence MCLSVNTLCLAQRSLNSSSSWQTELNQRYSTLRQQTRRLARKYNWPIYSDYSRNRRLILQEIDPAGEPIYYTLHNAEAASGTRTQSLYKGGSLQLNLSGSSSTLIGKVGLWDGGQALASHQEFPSTDVPSTVILQQMDKATELNDHTTHLAGTLVARGINPQAKGMAYGARLSIWDYNDDLIEIAAAASGLLVSNHAYGPVAGWVYNPSRPGSDPTLKWEWWGNTSISTTEDYLFGFYTAKARDFDRIAYNNPFYLMVRSADNKRAETGPPTGTPYFLKNTTDKSTLVRSRNNAYDVIPAEATAKNVLTVGAADVTRTDQNQPASISTTSFSGWGPTDDGRIKPDLLGMGSDIFSTLSTNSSAYGNYTGTSMASANVTGSLALLQELYAQQKAAINSQFASQFMRSATLRGLVLHTADRDNPAAGPDYRQGWGLLNTEVAARVILNTSQTHLILEKTLEAGGTFTQRLTAQGTDPLIITLCWTDPEGAATPVVPASLNSQTPKLVNDLDIRLSDGRITTLPFVLDPNKPANSATPGDNMRDNVEQIYLSNPVPGQVYTLTVSHKSTMTYAGQPFSVIVSGLRGTQCPFTATVSPKDATLCTGDSVLLHSENKTGFSYQWLFNNSAIKSAISASYAATQVGSYTLRITDASGCSIMSAPVSVQTKAPRALISPATTQLLCPNGPPLQLTATNAVDGQIEWLRNGTVLPDAQSTTLTVVEPGRYQVRLTQQDCQSLSDSVSVRQSTVGTVSLKPAETELVLLRGATVTLYAPTGTDYRYQWYRDNNILANAADYRLSVSEQGVYKVRVTQQNCVGWSTERTVHLPVLTAVSLPTDSLFTVYPNPAEQTLTIQYAYPNTSAVTISVLDINGQSHLSPALSKASNGQIETTLTVSDLPAGVYYLRVIDRDRARIARFIKK